The Armatimonadota bacterium DNA window TACATCCGGGTGGTATTTCCGGGCTAGCCTACGATAGGCTTGCTTGATTTCCTTTTCGGTGGCGTCTCTTTTTACTCCGAGTATGGCGTAATAATCTTTGTAGTTCATAGGAGTTCGAACATGAAGGGGGAATGGGAAATGTTTGCGACTCGGTTCTCTTTTTTAGCTCATTCCCCCTTCATTGACATGTTATTCTATAGCTACCTCGACCTTCTTTGGCTTAATTTCTTCTGCCTTAGGGACGGTAACCTCGAGTATGCCGTCCTTGTACGTTGCCTTAATTTCGTCGGCCTTTACTGGCACATTCAGTGTAAACGAACGCTGAAACTTGCCATACGCCCGCTCAATGCGGACATAATTTTCTTTTCCTTCTTCTTGTTCAAACTTGCGCTCTCCACGGATGGTGAGCGTATCGCCATGCATCTCAACATCCATGTCTTCTTTGCTCATTCCAGGCAGCTCAGCCCGGAGCACGAACTTATCTTCGTCCTCAACCACATCCACAGGCGGCGCCCATGACCTCGAAGCTGGCGCTCCTCGTCCAGGTCTTGTCATAGCTTCTTGGAAGAGCCTATTTACATCCTCACGCAAGTTTTCCAACTCACGAAATGGATCCCATCTTAAGATACTCACGGCTGTTTCACCTCCGGTTAAGAGATTTTTACACTGCCGTCCATGGTGCGGCTCGCAAACATCAGCGAGCCACACCCATCAGCGTTCGTCGTTACTGCTCTTTAAATTCGGCATCTATGACGCCCTCTTCGCCAGGTTTGCCCTCCTGTCGGGCGCCTGCTTCAGCGCCTCCGGTTGCTGCACCTGCCGCCGCTTGCTGGTACATGATCTCTGAAAGCTTATACGACGCCTGCTGTAGGTTGTCGGTCGCCTGCCTGATTCGTTCTATGTCATTCGAATTCAGCGCCGAACGCACTTCTGAGATTGCGTTCTCAATATTGACTTTTTGGTCACTCGGAACTTTGTCGCCCAAGTCGCGCAGAAGCTTCTCGGTTTGATAAATAAGACTGTCAGCCCTATTTCGTGTCTCCGCCGCTTCTCGGGCTTTTCGGTCCTCCTCCGCATACCGCTGGGCATCCGCGACCATGCGGTCTATCTCTTCTTTGCTCAGCCTAGTTGAACCGGTAATTGTAATGCTCTGTTCTTTTCCGGTAGCTTTGTCCCTGGCTGAGACGTTGACTATCCCATTCGCGTCGATATCGAACGTCACCTCAATTTGAGGAATACCTCTCGGCGCCGGCGGTATGCCAACGAGATGGAACCGTCCTAGCGTCTTGTTGTCTTTTGCCATTTCGCGCTCGCCCTGAAGGACGTGAATTTCAACGTCTGTCTGGCCATCCACGGCGGTAGTGAAAATTTCGCTTTTACGAGTAGGAATTGTTGTATTACGCTCAATCAGCTTTGTAAATACGCCGCCAAGAGTTTCAATGCCCAAGGAAAGCGGCGTCACATCGAGCAATACCACGTCCTTTACTTGACCGCTCAGAACACCCGCCTGAATTGCCGCGCCGATTGCAACAACCTCGTCCGGATTCACGCCCTTGTGAGGCTCCTTGCCGCCACCAAGCCGCTTAACAAGCTCATAAATATGTGGCATTCTCGTTGCACCGCCAACGAGTATAATCTCATCAATGTCTTTTTCTGTTAGGCCGGCATCGGCTAGCGCTCTCTTGAAGGGGCCAATTGTGCGCTCTGCTAAATCAGCTGTTAGCTCCTCGAATTTCGCTCTTGTTAGGGTCATATCGAGATGCTTCGGGCCTTCCTGTGTCGCCGTAATGAACGGCAGGCTGATGTTTGTATGCACTACACTGGAAAGCTCAATCTTCGCCTTTTCGGCTGCCTCCCGCAACCTCTGAAGAGCCTGTCGGTCCTTGCGCAGGTCAATACCTTCCTGCTTCATAAACTCATCTGCAACATAATCTACAATGCGCTGATCCCAGTCATCGCCGCCTAGTTGGGTATCGCCAGCTGTGGCTTTTACCTCGAATACGCCTTCGCCGACTTCCAGTATCGAAACATCAAAAGTGCCACCGCCCAAGTCGTAAACCAGGATGGTTTCGCTTTCTTTCTTGTCAAGACCGTATGCCAAGGAAGCAGCGGTGGGTTCATTGATAATCCTCAAGACGTTCAGCCCCGCAATCTCGCCCGCTGTTTTTGTAGCAGTTCGCTGAGCATCATTGAAGTATGCTGGCACCGTAATAACGGCATCTGTTACCTTTTCGCCAAGGTACGCCTCCGCATCCGTCTTCAGCTTTTGAAGAATCATTGCGGAGATTTCTTCCGGCGTGTATGTTTTGTTATCAATGGTCACCTTGTAGTCTGTGCCCATTTTTCGTTTGATAGAAGCTATCGTCCGCTCGGGATTGAGAATAGCCTGGCGCTTTGCAGGTATACCCACAAGCCGCTCGCCCGTCTTAGTAAAGGCCACAATTGATGGTGTTAGTCTCGAGCCTTCTGCATTTGGAATTACTACGGGCTCGCCACCCTCCATCACGGCTACAACGGAGTTCGTAGTTCCTAAGTCAATACCAACAGTTCTGCCCAATTAAGGTTCACCTCCTGATAAACTTCATACCCTTGAGTCTGCAAAACTAAACTGAATAGCAATCGCTTAATAGCACATCTTCCTAAGCCTAAGTGGATTATAACACTTGAGTGTCATATTGTCAAGTGTTTTGATAAAAAATTTTCCATTTATATTATTGGCATTTCCTTAATAGTTTTCATTACTTTCGATTCCCAACACATAGGTTAATCGCATGTCTTCCCAATTTACCTCTCGGTATGATATACTAAAAGTGCCAACTGAGATTGTCATATCAAAATCCGATGGAAAAACACTCTATAATTTTAAATACCATAGCACCACCGCTCGGTTTTCTCGCTTTTTTGGCTTTGTTTTCTTCTTTTCTTCCAGGAGTCGCACTTGCAGACAATTCTCAATGCATGATGTGCCACAGCGCCCAGAGTTTGAGCAAAACCTCTGAAGGAAAGCAAGTTTTACTATACGTTGACGCAGAAATTTTATCCAAATCGTCTCATAGGGCTTTGATGTGCACGGACTGCCATACCGAT harbors:
- a CDS encoding Hsp20/alpha crystallin family protein, which gives rise to MSILRWDPFRELENLREDVNRLFQEAMTRPGRGAPASRSWAPPVDVVEDEDKFVLRAELPGMSKEDMDVEMHGDTLTIRGERKFEQEEGKENYVRIERAYGKFQRSFTLNVPVKADEIKATYKDGILEVTVPKAEEIKPKKVEVAIE
- the dnaK gene encoding molecular chaperone DnaK, encoding MGRTVGIDLGTTNSVVAVMEGGEPVVIPNAEGSRLTPSIVAFTKTGERLVGIPAKRQAILNPERTIASIKRKMGTDYKVTIDNKTYTPEEISAMILQKLKTDAEAYLGEKVTDAVITVPAYFNDAQRTATKTAGEIAGLNVLRIINEPTAASLAYGLDKKESETILVYDLGGGTFDVSILEVGEGVFEVKATAGDTQLGGDDWDQRIVDYVADEFMKQEGIDLRKDRQALQRLREAAEKAKIELSSVVHTNISLPFITATQEGPKHLDMTLTRAKFEELTADLAERTIGPFKRALADAGLTEKDIDEIILVGGATRMPHIYELVKRLGGGKEPHKGVNPDEVVAIGAAIQAGVLSGQVKDVVLLDVTPLSLGIETLGGVFTKLIERNTTIPTRKSEIFTTAVDGQTDVEIHVLQGEREMAKDNKTLGRFHLVGIPPAPRGIPQIEVTFDIDANGIVNVSARDKATGKEQSITITGSTRLSKEEIDRMVADAQRYAEEDRKAREAAETRNRADSLIYQTEKLLRDLGDKVPSDQKVNIENAISEVRSALNSNDIERIRQATDNLQQASYKLSEIMYQQAAAGAATGGAEAGARQEGKPGEEGVIDAEFKEQ